From Gammaproteobacteria bacterium:
CACTGCCCGGTATCGGGACGCTCGCAGTGGTGCCGGCGGCACTGCGGGTTGCTGAGATGGAATTCATGATGCGCCTCGGCGGTATGTCGCCCGACGCTGTGATCCGGCTGCTTGACCGACATGGCTATGGCAGTCCGTTGTCACTGGCTGAGCGCAGCGAGGCCATGACGGGGCTCATGCACGGGTTTATCGATCTCGTGGTGGAGTCCGGCGGTCGCTATTACGTGATCGACTACAAGACCAATAATCTCGGACGCGAAGCGGAAGCTTACGCGATCGACAATCTGCGAAACGCGATGTGCCTGCGGCATTACGATCTGCAGTATCTGATTTATGTTGTCAGCTTGCATCGTCACCTGGCCCAGAGAATCCCGGGGTATGCGCCGGAAACCCATCTGGGCGGCGTGCGGTATCTGTTCATGCGCGGCATGGCGCCTGACGCCGGGGTACGCGGCATTTTCTCGGACCAACCGGACCCGGAGTTCATCCATATGCTGGACGCTGCATTCGACGGCAAGGCGCGTGCGGCATGAGCGCAAATCCGCGCGACGTTGCGAACGAGCCCGCACAAGGAAATTTCGGCCCGCTGGACGCGGCACTGGCGGACTGGGCGCGCCGGCACGGCGGCGATGAACAGATCGCGCAGGCATTCGCGCTGGTCAGCCGCGCTGTCCAGCAAGGCCACAGCTGTCTGAACCTCAATGCCAGTCATCCGCTTCCCGGTTCAGACAAAACTGTTTCCGGCCGCGCTTTGCTCAAGGCCGTGCGCACGAGCAGTCTGGCGGGCGGGCCGGGCGACGAAAAGCCGCTGATCCTCGAAGATACGCGGCTGTACTTCCATCGCTACTGGCAATATGAA
This genomic window contains:
- a CDS encoding exodeoxyribonuclease V subunit alpha yields the protein MSANPRDVANEPAQGNFGPLDAALADWARRHGGDEQIAQAFALVSRAVQQGHSCLNLNASHPLPGSDKTVSGRALLKAVRTSSLAGGPGDEKPLILEDTRLYFHRYWQYEQRLANRIRRFIESAAEPVSLPTLLADGGLFDFASVTTGQPHWQAVAAFTALRHRFAIIS